In Plutella xylostella chromosome 3, ilPluXylo3.1, whole genome shotgun sequence, the following proteins share a genomic window:
- the LOC105388165 gene encoding glutathione S-transferase C-terminal domain-containing protein homolog — protein sequence MHNAVYLKSYSDLTEFEEKGVLKLRLESLVTFCIYTSCSPKEVNLFLIPFENDEDTTELSVQFDGIVDFIAAEDVPWSVALCSYPVVFCEDTVVTGLCAVARHICKYRTTSPSPQEHEEGLLGFRKSCLQAPNEVSIWTKFCEVDLFKTVSELLSITSLQEIPSNLVRFENHLNKPVRIHNVYKVARNIKKESLDKTKDNENVNTESKEEKVVENRKPKTRKWKSNTKKELEVDCSTKIEDLDVNHQFAEGPFLTLADLILLPLYYIITSKVSESTIESILPLTHKWYKTITSIPEFKTTLDLLRGLNSKPLCVENISCPEMSDVSLYKCDPKRHNPKKRLFTKEDDIENALSALVDGMELNVQSNDLEIGTIKWNDIPEGANPTAGHLPDDRMARKTQQLENLALAVMSISADGDLIVDFCCGSGHLGILLAYLLPKCTIILLENKEQSLMRARKRVHEMGLKNVYFYQCNLDFFIGKFDVGIGLHACGIASDLVLDKCLKANAKFVLCPCCYGSLHATDRLVYPRSSKYEKLPIDKYLCIGHAADQTHEDHPLAVRGARCMAVIDSDRGHLALESGYKVTLSKLTPLSCTPKNNLLVGIPS from the coding sequence ATGCATAATGCAGTATACTTGAAGTCATATTCCGATTTGACGGAGTTTGAAGAAAAGGGTGTTTTGAAATTGCGACTGGAATCATTGGTTACTTTTTGTATTTACACTAGCTGTTCTCCGAAAGAAgtgaatttgtttttaataccCTTCGAGAACGATGAGGATACGACTGAACTGAGTGTCCAGTTTGACGGAATTGTCGACTTTATAGCAGCGGAAGACGTACCGTGGTCAGTAGCATTATGCTCGTATCCTGTGGTGTTTTGCGAAGATACCGTTGTGACAGGGCTGTGCGCCGTAGCACGGCACATCtgcaagtacaggaccaccaGCCCGAGCCCACAGGAACACGAGGAGGGTCTCCTAGGATTCCGCAAGAGTTGTCTTCAAGCTCCTAATGAAGTATCCATTTGGACGAAATTTTGTGAAGTTGACCTTTTCAAAACTGTCTCAGAACTGCTCAGTATAACCTCGCTTCAGGAAATCCCAAGCAATCTCGTCAGATTTGAAAACCACTTGAACAAACCTGTCCGAATACACAATGTGTATAAAGTTGcaagaaatattaaaaaagaaaGTTTAGATAAAACTAAAGATAATGAAAATGTTAACACTGAAAGCAAGGAAGAGAAAGTGGTTGAAAATAGGAAACCCAAAACTAGAAAATGGAAATCAAATACAAAGAAGGAATTAGAAGTAGATTGCAGCACCAAGATAGAAGACCTGGATGTCAATCACCAGTTTGCAGAAGGGCCTTTCCTGACATTAGCTGACTTGATATTGCTACCACTATATTACATTATAACTAGTAAAGTCTCAGAAAGTACAATAGAATCTATCCTACCTCTGACCCATAAATGGTATAAAACTATTACAAGCATCCCAGAATTTAAAACTACATTAGATTTGTTGAGAGGACTAAACAGCAAGCCATTATGTGTAGAAAATATATCCTGCCCAGAAATGAGTGATGTTAGTCTTTACAAATGTGACCCAAAGAGACATAATCCAAAAAAGAGATTGTTCACAAAGGAGGATGACATAGAAAATGCTCTGAGTGCACTTGTAGACGGGATGGAGCTGAATGTTCAAAGTAATGATCTGGAAATAGGAACAATCAAGTGGAATGATATACCAGAAGGAGCCAACCCAACAGCAGGTCACCTGCCCGATGACAGAATGGCTAGAAAGACTCAGCAGCTTGAAAACTTAGCCCTTGCTGTGATGAGCATATCAGCAGATGGGGACTTAATAGTTGATTTCTGCTGTGGCAGTGGCCATCTAGGAATACTATTAGCTTACCTACTACCTAAATGCACAATAATTCTACTAGAAAACAAAGAACAGTCTTTAATGAGAGCAAGGAAAAGAGTGCATGAAATGGGGTTGAAAAATGTTTACTTCTATCAATGTAATTTAGACTTTTTCATTGGAAAGTTTGATGTTGGTATTGGACTTCATGCATGTGGTATTGCTAGTGATTTAGTTTTAGATAAGTGTTTGAAAGCAAATGCTAAGTTTGTGCTCTGTCCATGCTGTTATGGCTCTCTGCATGCTACAGACAGGTTGGTTTATCCCAGAAGTAGCAAATATGAGAAATTGCCAATTGACAAGTATCTATGTATCGGCCACGCTGCTGACCAAACACATGAAGATCATCCGTTAGCAGTGAGAGGTGCTCGCTGCATGGCAGTCATAGATTCTGACAGAGGACACTTAGCACTTGAATCAGGATACAAAGTCACCCTATCCAAATTAACACCATTGTCATGTACACCTAAGAATAACTTGCTTGTTGGAATACCATCATga
- the LOC105388164 gene encoding 1,4-alpha-glucan-branching enzyme — MGGNYSAMDPMDIPVPDLEQLFERDGYLKPYEREIRRRYGCFKDLWDKIQSWEGGMEGFTKGYQYYGPQYNQDGSVTWREWAPGAHSMHLQGDFNGWNNKSHAFKKLEFGKWELHIPANPDGSCPLKHESRLQIIVNDNLYRISPWASYVKPFEGFTYQQFIYRPEHPYQFKHPKVNRPESPRIYECHVGIATPDGRVGTYNEFKDNILPRIKNQGYNAIQLMAIMEHAYYASFGYQVTSFFAASSRYGTPCELKQLIDRAHELGLYVLLDVVHSHASKNTLDGLNEFDGTNAGYFHDGPRGTHPLWDSRLFNYSETEVLRFLLSNLRWYQEEYQFDGFRFDGVTSMLYHSRGAGEGFSGHYDEYYGLNVDTEALVYLMLANELVHSIDSRAVTIAEDVSGMPASCRPVKEGGTGFDYRLAMAIPDMWIKLLKEEKDEDWKMGHIVHTLTNRRWKEGTVAYAESHDQALVGDKTIAFWLMDAAMYSHMSTLSEPSAVVERGLALHCMIRLITHALGGEAYLNFIGNEFGHPEWLDFPRAGNNSSYHYARRQWNLVDDPLLKYKFLNQFDKDMNLLEEKYRWLSADPAYVSCKHEGDKVVAFERAGLLFVFNFNTTQSFTDYRVGVNVNGDYRVVLSTDSKEYGGFGRVEPGNHVHPTQSIPWGNRIDSIQVYCPSRSAIVYARQ, encoded by the exons ATGGGTGGTAACTACTCTGCAATGGATCCGATGGACATCCCAGTCCCTGATTTGGAGCAATTATTTGAACGTGACGGCTATTTAAAGCCTTACGAGAGGGAAATACGGCGCAG ATATGGCTGCTTCAAGGATCTGTGGGATAAGATCCAGTCGTGGGAAGGCGGCATGGAGGGGTTCACTAAGGGGTACCAGTACTACGGGCCCCAGTACAACCAGGACGGATCTGTGACCTGGAGAGAGTGGGCCCCAGGGGCGCACAGCATGCATTTACAGGGAGACTTTA ACGGCTGGAACAACAAAAGCCATGCATTCAAGAAGCTCGAGTTCGGGAAGTGGGAGCTCCACATCCCCGCCAACCCCGACGGCTCGTGTCCCCTGAAGCACGAGAGCCGCCTGCAGATCATCGTCAACGACAACTTGTACCGCATCTCGCCGTGGGCCAGCTACGTGAAGCCGTTCGAGGGGTTCACCTACCAGCAGTTCATTTATCGGCCTGAACAT CCATACCAGTTCAAACATCCTAAAGTGAACCGGCCCGAGTCTCCTCGCATCTATGAATGTCATGTCGGCATTGCCACTCCCGATGGCAGAGTCGGCACTTACAACGAATTCAAGGATAATATCTTGCCAAGGATCAAAAACCAAG GATACAATGCTATTCAACTCATGGCAATCATGGAGCATGCTTACTACGCATCTTTCGGATACCAAGTCACCAGTTTCTTCGCTGCAAGCAG TCGCTACGGCACTCCGTGCGAGCTGAAGCAGCTGATCGACAGAGCCCACGAGCTGGGGCTCTACGTGTTGCTGGACGTGGTCCACTCACACGCCTCCAAGAACACCCTGGACGGCTTGAACGAGTTCGATGGAACCAACGCCGGGTACTTCCATGACGGACCCAGGGGCACGCATCCGCTGTGGGACTCGAGGCTATTCAATTATTCTGA GACTGAAGTGCTCCGGTTTTTGCTATCAAACCTGAGATGGTATCAAGAGGAATATCAATTCGATGGATtcag ATTCGACGGCGTGACCTCAATGCTGTACCACAGCCGCGGCGCCGGCGAGGGCTTCTCCGGTCACTACGACGAGTACTACGGACTGAACGTGGACACCGAGGCGCTGGTCTACCTCATGCTGGCCAACGAGCTCGTGCACTCTATCGACTCACGTGCCGTCACTATTGCTGAG GACGTATCAGGAATGCCGGCGTCATGCCGTCCGGTGAAGGAGGGCGGCACCGGGTTCGACTACCGGCTGGCGATGGCCATCCCGGACATGTGGATCAAGCTGCTCAAGGAGGAGAAGGACGAGGACTGGAAGATGGGCCACATCGTGCACACGCTCACTAATAGGCGGTGGAAGGAGGGCACTGTGGCTTATGCTGAGAGTCATGACcag GCGCTAGTAGGAGACAAAACCATTGCGTTCTGGCTTATGGACGCGGCAATGTACTCGCACATGAGCACGCTCAGTGAGCCCAGCGCCGTGGTGGAGCGCGGGCTGGCGCTGCACTGCATGATCCGGCTCATCACGCACGCGCTGGGCGGGGAGGCGTATCTTAACTTTATTG GCAATGAGTTCGGTCACCCCGAGTGGCTGGACTTCCCTCGCGCCGGCAACAACTCGTCGTACCACTACGCGCGGCGCCAGTGGAACCTCGTCGACGACCCGCTGCTGAAGTACAAGTTCCTCAACCAGTTCGATAAGGACATGAATTTACTGGAGGAAAAGTACCGCTGGTTGAGTGCAGACCCG GCTTACGTATCCTGCAAACATGAAGGCGACAAGGTGGTGGCGTTCGAGAGAGCTGGCCTGCTGTTTGTGTTCAACTTCAATACGACGCAGAGCTTCACGGACTACCGAGTGGGCGTCAATGTCAACGGAGACTACAGG GTGGTCCTAAGTACGGATAGCAAGGAATATGGCGGATTTGGTCGAGTGGAGCCTGGCAACCATGTGCACCCAACGCAGAGCATACCCTGGGGAAACAGGATCGATTCTATACAA GTGTACTGTCCCAGCCGGTCTGCCATCGTCTACGCTCGACAATAA
- the LOC105388163 gene encoding vesicular glutamate transporter 1 yields the protein MAVIVLKFLDVVPARLNLWVMMFTACWASYMLRVNMSMNIIAMVPQLPRNDTAHASQCGTPPDALISNQTIMLHEDISDVRQAPRPVPQLASFNWTADQQALILGSYFWSYPVTSLLGGPAAERWGPRYVVLISMVAGSLLTMVSPAAARLHYIALILVRFLIGITGGFIYPALHALVARWVPPAEKGKFISAMMGGTLGTVVTWSLAGPLMERCGWAAAFYVPAALSLAWCGFWWYLVADTPADHPRISEKERNYIEDALGGKVQKSKGLPPLKSIFTSIPFLAMTVLHYGNMWGLYFIMTVGPKFVSSVLGFELSAAGVISALPYLARMLFAVMFGFVGDCILGRKMMTNTAIRKFFCTFSHILPGVLLVLLVYSGCSTALSVALITLSMGFNGAATLTNLQNHQDLAPNFAGTLYGIANFVGSTAGFFTPMITAAYTRHGNGYEQWRPVFFIGASVYIVSAIFFIIFGTADTQPWNTVPDKAGATEKSKNGELKEIKETSVTVS from the exons atgGCAGTGATAGTGCTAAAATTTTTGG ACGTGGTGCCGGCGCGCCTCAACCTGTGGGTGATGATGTTCACGGCGTGCTGGGCCTCCTACATGCTGCGGGTCAACATGAGCATGAACATCATCGCCATGGTGCCGCAGCTGCCCAGGAATGACAC AGCTCACGCGTCGCAATGTGGGACGCCCCCGGATGCACTCATCTCCAATCAGACCATTATGCTCCACGAAGACATATCGGATGTGAGACAGGCGCCCAGACCG GTACCGCAACTGGCGTCGTTTAACTGGACGGCCGACCAGCAAGCGTTGATCCTCGGGTCGTACTTCTGGAGCTACCCGGTGACGTCGCTGCTGGGAGGGCCGGCGGCGGAGCGCTGGGGTCCTCGCTATGTGGTTCTCATCAGCATGGTGGCCGGCTCGCTGCTCACGATGGTCAGCCCGGCCGCGGCGAGGCTACATTATATCGCACTCATCTTGGTTCGGTTCCTGATAGGAATCACTGGT GGTTTCATTTACCCAGCCCTCCACGCGCTGGTGGCGCGCTGGGTGCCGCCGGCGGAGAAGGGCAAGTTCATCAGCGCCATGATGGGCGGCACGCTGGGCACGGTGGTGACCTGGTCTCTAGCCGGCCCGCTCATGGAGCGCTGCGGCTGGGCGGCCGCCTTCTACGTGCCCGCGGCGCTCAGCCTGGCCTGGTGCGGCTTCTGGTGGTACCTGGTCGCGGACACCCCCGCCGACCATCCCAGGATCTCGGAGAAGGAGAGGAATTATATCGAGGACGCGCTCGGCGGCAAGGTGCAAAAGTCCAAG GGACTCCCGCCTCTAAAGAGCATCTTCACCTCGATCCCGTTCTTGGCCATGACAGTTCTGCACTACGGCAACATGTGGGGCCTCTACTTCATCATGACCGTGGGCCCCAAGTTCGTCTCCAGCGTGCTAGGCTTCGAGCTCAGCGCCGCCGGAGTCATATCTGCGCTCCCGTATTTAGCCAGGATGCTCTTTGCTGTCATGTTCGGGTTTGTCGGTGACTGCATTCTGGGGAGAAAGATGATGACTAATACAGCTATTAGGAAGTTCTTCTGTACCTTCTCGCATATACTTCCTGGCGTGTTGCTGGTGCTGTTGGTATACAGTGGGTGCTCTACGGCTCTGTCTGTGGCCCTGATTACGTTGTCGATGGGCTTCAACGGCGCGGCCACGCTCACCAACCTGCAGAACCACCAGGACCTGGCGCCCAACTTCGCGGGCACGCTGTATGGCATCGCCAACTTCGTTGGCAGCACCGCCGGCTTCTTCACGCCGATGATCACCGCTGCTTACACTAGACATGGG AACGGCTATGAGCAATGGCGTCCAGTGTTCTTCATCGGTGCGTCAGTGTACATAGTATCGGCCATCTTCTTCATAATCTTCGGAACAGCCGACACACAGCCCTGGAACACCGTCCCGGACAAGGCAGGTGCTACGGAGAAATCCAAGAACGGAGAACTGAAAGAAATTAAGGAAACCTCGGTCACTGTGTCATAA